The nucleotide sequence GAATTATTCAAAGGCACTTATCGTTAATCTTgtatctttttgttttaatgaatCGTGCAAAATAAGTTGGTGAGATTGTGTAGCGgcaaatttaaaatcaatatatcTGGGCCTAATTAGTTGCTAATAGggaattgaatataaaaaatatttcttaaaaatgtatcaactccaatacacatatttgaattttgtttagGTAGCTTCTAGTCTAATTCACATATCTGAAAGGATTTTGTTGCATACACGCAACTGGGCCATGAAATAAGTTATTCATTATACCTTGTAATAACCcttataaatagaaatgaacAACATTTATGTAACGTGATATGTAGTTTATGGTATAATACTTAATTCcatattattatatctatcaaaaatatatattgggAGAATGTAAGCATTATTGTCCACAGAATGTCCGCATATCCTTATAATTTCTATATGCACCAATTTCATAATATCTTGGACCGTAATCACAATAAAATAGCGATTGAGTATAGCCACATTATTCCAAGTTGTAATAAATACCTCATATTAAGACATAATACTTTGGACGAAGATATACCAAATCTTGGAACTTGCAATTGGCCTTTACATTTGAACAGAgcttttttatattagaaacCCTTGctgatcaaaatattattattaaaaaatttcagaaCTAAGTCAGAAACATTAAACAAATTCTGTTACTTTGTATAGCAATGGAAGAACCAAAAgcaaagttttaataaatatgtaagattttttaattaataccaAGTAACAAGTATTTgatataacattattttctctttttcgcATCAATAAGACAAATCTTAATTTCTGAAAACATATGTAAATTAAACTATATCTTTGATTTCCAAAAACATTACAGATTTCATCGTACCCacaagaaatttattatattcttgGCAACGCTACCCAAAGTTCCATCCTCTGGGGAATTTTATTACTTTACGTTGGTTGCACTGGGTCATCTTTCAGTCTTCTGTCTTAGGATCGTTCAGGTTCTTTCATCTGTCTCAGTTTTTGTTGCCGGATTGCTGTAATCACCACTGGcattaaaaagatatttctgtaaaagtgataaaaatttgGGCAAAAAGTGTAAGTAGATATTGTTATATGTATTTAGATGCATGCAATTCTGtagatttaatatatttattgaaatataataaaatgccGTAAAACACGTTAATTTTTTGTAACCGCCATGATTAGAATTTGAGCACGACGGTTTCATCGATCGTCGCGGACGTCGAAGTCGTGATCACTGATCTAGTCCTTACTCCTTGTTCATAGTAGTGTGTACAGCGTCGGCTGTTACAAAATTTAAGTAATTTATTGAAGCAAACTGTAAGTAacgtttaattttttgtgtgagcaattatttaatgagaaaatgataaattgtgAACGTGATTTCGgaatattctttgaatttattgttttttaatcagTCATCGTGTGTGCCAGTATTGACCTTCATCATTCAACATCCTTTCTGGAATTTTTAAGTGATAAAATTCTTTCTGGCgacatttaatttatataatgtaCTAAGCtggtttattatattttacgGTGTAAAGTCCGTGACGTTGAACATTACATGATTGAATTCAAACTCTTTTCAAATGTATCACTGCTACGTAGTTTTATTGATGAGGTCATTGTATCGTGATACGgctgtttgaaaattattgcaATATATCTGTTTTACgccaataattttgttttgtggGTAAATAAGGGCGCACATTTTCGAAATCCGTTTTAACTACGCATTACAGTAAAAGGTGTGGCTGACGCCATATTGTCATTCGCTTGCCGGTGCCTTGATGGAGTAGCGCAGTAGTTGAAAGTTGGGCTTTTATCTTTGTCGTTGCCAGTTCATTGCCGGTCTTCCCACTTTGTGAACGAGGGGTGGAAATACCTTACTTTTTTGGATATACTCTGGTAAATCTACAATTTCTATTATTAGAATAAGCAAATTTTCCTCTTACTCAAATTATAGATTGtaattggtattttttattaGCGTCAATTAgtcataattcaaattttaaaatataatcaactTCAATGTACATTTACTGCATTCTTGAATAAGATTTTTGTATCGTGATGTACTTTTTACAATTTATCGATTATTTATAACCTTGCTTTatgtaaatttcttcaaaacctAAATTCTAGATGAAGCACCTATATTGTTCattgattgaattttaattaaaatggttttAGTAAATGATTGTAAATCAATTAATAGGGCGAGCCcaaattcaaattgattttattatttacaagaTCTATAAAAATCACTACAATAAGAAGTTAATATGTGCAACTGTAAAGATCTTGAAATTTTAAGCAACATAGAACACATTTGGAAATTTAGgaattgtataaattattgtatatttaaaattatcaagTGCGACTTGTTAATATGAAACACTTTGGTATTGTCATGTGAAATAAGTTAGAATGtgacattattttgaataatttaaaattgtttgaatttattattaactttagTTAGTACATTTTCAAAACTTGTTTTAACATTAACCtcatattatttaaacaaattttaattcactttttgataaatgtaatagagcttcaattaattattttatgtacagcaaattaaattttaataatacaatattttctattttcacatCATTACTAgaacgaaaatatatttgtttcttttattgtaAAAGctatacattatatatatatttgtatatatatatatatatatatatatatatatatatatatatatatatatatatatatatatatatatatatgcttcCAGTCTTGTACATTCTTCTATATTTATGGATCAGACATGATTGGGGGGATTAGTTTTTTCTACGTATATCAGAACAAATTAAGttccagaatattttttataaatcaccAGATTgtgcattaaaaaaatatttctccaaGTCTACATTAATCAGAAATTCTTGTATTATCCATGAACAAAACTTCAATAATCCTTTGTTCTTAATTGGGGTAAGTCAAGCAGCAGTGCAAATGTGGGTCTTCTATTGGCCAACAGTAATCTTTCAATCTCCTGATGTTTTGAGCAAAAATTTTGGCATTTTCCTTTCCCCCATATTTTTAATCGCGCCAccaaatatgaataataattttgccctttaatgtatattttctttttctaccaAATTTCCCACTCCAATATACTATTAATCTTTTTTACATGACTATTATTGATCACCGTTTTAATGACGTTTTTAATTGGCTGGATTAAAAATGGTCGggattattcagctgaatgaaCAATCGACAGGTAtttgaattctatgaatttCTGGGTGTTGTCCCAAAGAATGAAGTTTGATTAACattattataactaataatGATGGATTCTTACTactttacattatttttttgtattctagatttagaattagataaaaaatgtcCGCTCCCGACAAAGATGAATTAGTTCAAAGAGCCAAACTTGCCGAACAAGCAGAACGCTACGATGATATGGCTTCGGCAATGAAATCTGTTACCGAGACGGGAGTAGAGTTAAGTAATGAAGAAAGAAACCTCCTCTCAGTGGCATACAAAAATGTTGTAGGTGCAAGACGGTCGTCGTGGAGAGTAATTTCTTCAATTGAGCAAAAGACTGAGGGTTCTGAAAGAAAACAACAAATGGCCAAAGAGTACAGAGAGAAGGTTGAAAAAGAATTGAGAGAGATCTGCGATGATGTCCTTGTAAGTTTTATTCTGTtcttatgaatatattttagtaagttagatatttttatgaacaaaGTTGAAATTGGTTCTAAACATTTCTTTGgctttcatattttattatttattcactttcaaactttctattactagttgttttttttataaatatttgttgtaagTGAATCTTGTAATATAGTTCGCCCACAAGATATGgtaatatgtatttatatatatttatcagtGTTCTGCCAGGACATAAATGCATAatgttattattcaaaaaattgtttctcagaattatgaacaattttatttatttagaaaaacttcgtatttattttttgtgataaaacacTAGTTCACAATTTCAGATGGAACTGCAACTgttgatttaaatattaaattggtGATATTGTTTAGCAGTGAAGGTTCATTAATTATCATTAGTACTTTACTAagcaaataattttgtaattagtCATCATTCAGCATTGCACAAAGAATCATAAAATTTACTTGCAACTTCTATCAAGAATAGAAAACTTGTTATGTACAAAAACaagtcatttataaatatttttttaagtactTCAATATCACATGGTTACACATTGTTATGTACAGCATGCGATTTTTAATATCTATTGTTTGTAAagtatttatctatttttctttgttatgaCGATCCattatcacataaaaaattatagcaaTATTTATGTGACTTGACTAGATCAGCACTTATATATGAGATATCCCAGAAAGCATTCCATAATGTTGCAACATATGTGtgtatatatagatatatagtGTAAATAGGGTAGTAGAGATCTAAATTTTTAGTTCATTgctttttatacttttatgaCTCATttctgatgaaaaatttttttcatttatatgtaGGACTAATTTAAAAGTACTCTTAACTAGATTGAATGAGGTCATTTACATTATCTGTTGAAATACTTATTTGTACAAATGAATGCTATTTGTCACAATCTAATAATACAAATAGTGGTTGGAATAAAAAAACGTATTTGAACAATTCAGTCTTATAAAACTGTGAATAAACTTTTGAATTGGTGGAGTTCATGCTTATTTAAgatattttatctatattacaaattttgacCATTCACTTTCCAGGCTATTCTTGTAATCCATGTGCATTGTTTTTCTTGGAATATGGTAGCAATAAGCTTctataattcttttttcaagTGTACAATCGTCATTTTGTTGAAACAATTGGAtatcattgatttttttacatattttgttaaattaagcTTATGCACACAATATCACCTAACAGTCTGAATTTTGTTTTAAGAGTAGTGCAATTGTGCAGAAATATGTGCTTCCATTTCAGGATAGTGTAAATCGAGATTTGAatgattcatttcaataatttaaataagtCGATTCTATATGAtgcaaaataattatcaaataactTTCGTTCTTCTGAACAAGTTGATGTATCTTGAATTACTGATAACATTtatctaaagaaaaatttagttgtttttcTTTTGGTAAATTATATAGCAGTATTAATTGTAGGGACTCCTCGACAAATACCTTATTCCCAAAGCTAGCAATGCAGAATCAAAAGTATTCTACCTTAAGATGAAAGGAGATTATTACAGGTATCTCGCAGAAGTAGCCACAGGAGATACAAGGAACAGTAAGTTGCTTGATTTGCTATTGATGTTATAActaattgatttatttcttacaaaattctgttttatttattcttaacaTCGGTAAAAATTaggagttattgatttttttttaaatttcaatttattgattcCACGCCTTTATAAATAGAACTGACATCTTCAATATCAAACCCAACAttacataatttattgttaCTTGTAAGTCCAAGGTAAAATAtctttggattttttatttttactattaatggaaatataatgatttttcaattgcTCCAATTTATTAATACGTGAATTTATTTGGGACATGAGTCCAAATGTAATTTAGAATTTGCAAATCAGTGTGTCAAATTAACCttccaaaaaacttttttctttgccGTTTGAAGAACAAATCACAATGAAACTATGAAGAAGGTATATAAATACTTGGGTAGTAATAGTACTTGAGTCAATCTTTAACAAATGCTTATCTTATTTCAGTTTACACTAAATTTGTTTGATGGATTTCatggaaatatcttttatttcatataaaaataaacaaatggcAGATGTTTTAGGAAAAGTAgggaattgaaataaattagaataaagGAACCATTTTTAgctactttattattttaaggaagcatttggaaattgaaaaaaacctgACAATAAATTCttagatattttcttttcttaaggTTTAGTCAGTATATAGTGTTCACTCATGTGTcctgttttcaaaatatattacacagttatataatataaaatttattattagtagGAAAAGTGAATATTGAATGTCTTGAGTTTATCAactattttgtttgatttgatttttatatatcagttTAATATTTATCCATGGTGTCCAGTTCTTAGTCGAATTTATGTTGATTCTTCAATTCTCAGAAAATAAACTATGTGAAACTTTAATCTATTCAAAGGAAATCGTCTCTGATCAAATATATTGTTATCATTAACAATTGAATTGGTACAAATAAATCATCTGTCTTGACAGGTTTTTGGTTCTGATATGTAGCAACAACtagtttaaaatatatattcaaatcaacTATACTGTAATTATCCAAGGACActgtttcagttttttattaacTGGCTTATGGTATTGACAATATTCTTAAAATATTCCAATATCAGGCAAATTCTTTTATCCAATTACCCGCGCCtgtaataaagataaaaaatttaatattgtattgTGTACATAATTTGTCATATACACaaagatgtttttttattaaacaatttccTTATTTTAATTTGTCGGCGTTTTGTTTTAGTGTTCAATATTTTCTCCTTCACTATAGATATCCAATTGTCGCCCATCAAATAACGACTTTTAGGTCGGTTGAAATTTATTACCTAACTACTTACTGCAAATTACTGTGAACTGTTCTTATGTATAATTTGTAATGAATACTATTTTTCTAGTCCTGATGTGTTGcaagtttaataaaattatataatacgGCGATAAATCAGTGAACCAgactatttttagaatatatttgcCACCTACTTTTGTAAATCTGCAATAAAATTGTCATATGAATTGATTGTAACTTTAAAACATTCCAAgagttatttataataattttgaataaaaaatttctttgaaaagaTTTGATTACTTGATTTGCAAATATCTCTAAACGAAAACTACTTGGATTTATAACATAAAAGCTATTCCATGTGGTGACACGGATATTGACGAAAATATAGAATCTCTTCTCTTTGagaatcatataaaaaatatttcacttgatGGTCCCacggataaaaaaaattaaatatgatttagttgtatttattttagagaattttcatGTCGATATTGGTCATCATAGCCGacatgaatttataaaaaagttttgttaacttgaaacattgccaaattTTAAATTCGTCTTGATCCAGGTTTTTAAGTCAGTAGATTAATCTCGTCCTATCAATTCCATACTGTTGCACACTTGAAGCTCTAAACATTTCTCACAATATGGTGAAGAGCGCGACCATCTTCGCCAATATGATACTCACCACCAAAGAGTAGCTATTGCATTGATTGTAGAAGGTTTCTCATAAGTACATGACACTAGATTCCATATGGCACAGTAGTCGATTTCTGGAAATGTAAAAGGCTCTCAGAAGactataaagaaataaaatgggCGTGTAACTGATCTTTGTAATTTGAAACGCTAATACAAGggttttttcatgaatattttgcTTCGCCGATATTTCGTGCCGCTTTTCATCAAGAAACAAACAATACATAAGAATCATAAGTCCTACTTTTGGCTATGtttgtagaaaaaaagttttctattttcCTGCATAACTGCGTATCATAAGATTCGTCCAGAATTATCTTGAAAATACCAAAATCCTAGCAATAGTATGGTCAGCAATTAACTTCGACCTTGAAGAAATAGAGTTTGGAGTTTCTTTAATGTTGTTAGTCCCATATGAGTTTTATTATATCCAATTACATATGCTATCTcttgaatgaattgaaatacGTAATGCTCTTCAGTAAACTGGAATCAACAATGAGATTTAATGCATGCCTGGATGGAAAATTTCATGCTGAAACTTTTGCTTGAAGAGGAAATGTGTGTT is from Diorhabda carinulata isolate Delta chromosome 1, icDioCari1.1, whole genome shotgun sequence and encodes:
- the LOC130901994 gene encoding 14-3-3 protein zeta isoform X2; amino-acid sequence: MSAPDKDELVQRAKLAEQAERYDDMASAMKSVTETGVELSNEERNLLSVAYKNVVGARRSSWRVISSIEQKTEGSERKQQMAKEYREKVEKELREICDDVLGLLDKYLIPKASNAESKVFYLKMKGDYYRYLAEVATGDTRNKVVEDSQKAYQEAFDIAKSKMQSTHPIRLGLALNFSVFYYEIINSPARACHLAKQAFDDAIAELDTLNEDSYKDSTLIMQLLRDNLTLWTSDTQGEADEPQESGDN
- the LOC130901994 gene encoding 14-3-3 protein zeta isoform X1; the encoded protein is MSAPDKDELVQRAKLAEQAERYDDMASAMKSVTETGVELSNEERNLLSVAYKNVVGARRSSWRVISSIEQKTEGSERKQQMAKEYREKVEKELREICDDVLGLLDKYLIPKASNAESKVFYLKMKGDYYRYLAEVATGDTRNTVVDYSQKAYQDAFEISKAKMTPTHPIRLGLALNFSVFYYEILNSPDKACQLAKQAFDDAIAELDTLNEDSYKDSTLIMQLLRDNLTLWTSDTQGEADEPQESGDN